Proteins encoded in a region of the Drosophila sechellia strain sech25 chromosome 2L, ASM438219v1, whole genome shotgun sequence genome:
- the LOC6614531 gene encoding LOW QUALITY PROTEIN: uncharacterized protein LOC6614531 (The sequence of the model RefSeq protein was modified relative to this genomic sequence to represent the inferred CDS: inserted 1 base in 1 codon) — protein MVMFGVGKRGVESNQEVLFGMATVGQLXKDLQILYLKDWPSNCVGYFWLDNYLRWLHQNPTLKHLSFYTFDNDWRSDGLFILVHRYQLFFSNLSKQKSDLKVALKQLDWSGGFKVSAIHEIHHKIYKQVALDLGLHMDREMNTIMYILNREEAERLQIQCPDGYYLDKVRLEHANLINNLWSARHPGSLKLIQVLITYNTNVGLYEKESGSLCAWCLRLQSGFLGALKVLPTHQRRGLGLVVAAAISKAIATDLQQDITALVNMNNSAACRVFEKLNFRLIQDEHYYWSMIKPARGGQIFWPCGE, from the exons ATGGTTATGTTTGGCGTGGGAAAACGCGGAGTGGAAT CTAATCAAGAAGTTCTCTTCGGCATGGCAACTGTGGGACAGT CCAAGGATCTTCAGATACTGTATCTGAAGGATTGGCCAAGCAACTGTGTCGGCTACTTCTGGCTGGACAACTACTTGCGATGGTTGCATCAAAACCCGACGTTGAAGCATCTTAGCTTCTATACCTTTGATAATGATTGGAGGAGCGATGGATTGTTTATACTGGTG CATCGGTATCAACTTTTCTTCAGTAACTTGAGCAAGCAAAAATCGGATTTGAAAGTTGCGCTGAAACAATTGGATTGGTCGGGAGGCTTCAAAGTCAGTGCTATCCATGAGATCCATCACAAGATCTACAAGCAGGTGGCTCTGGACCTCGGGCTCCACATGGATCGAGAAATGAACACCATTATGTACATCCTGAACCGTGAGGAGGCAGAGAGACTGCAAATCCAGTGCCCGGATGGTTATTACCTGGACAAAGTGCGGCTGGAACATGCAAATCTTATAAACAATCTTTGGTCAGCTCGTCATCCTGGCTCGCTGAAGCTCATCCAGGTGCTTATAACATACAATACCAATGTGGGATTGTATGAAAAGGAGTCCGGTTCATTATGTGCTTGGTGCTTGAG ACTGCAAAGTGGATTCCTCGGAGCTTTGAAAGTGCTACCAACCCACCAACGTCGTGGTTTGGGCCTAGTAGTCGCCGCCGCCATCTCCAAAGCAATCGCAACCGATCTTCAGCAGGATATTACGGCCTTGGTCAATATGAACAACAGTGCTGCCTGTCGTGTGTTCGAGAAACTGAACTTCAGGTTGATCCAGGACGAACACTACTACTGGAGCATGATTAAGCCAGCAAGAGGCGGCCAGATTTTTTGGCCATGCGGCGAATAG
- the LOC6614532 gene encoding uncharacterized protein LOC6614532 — translation MDCLQQVGVQQLGDLKRVFTREWPKYCKEYYCLDTFLELYKKDDQLKDVQVYALPNLELGIFVIVDHYQIFVGYLEAEQSESLLKESLLKFKLYGGEQFASMPKRYFNVANDIIQAKNLKLDLDCVTLSLVLSKEEALLFQVEPIAGFSLKPVDIQDAQVINDQWEWSEPDSFSLVHRQILYDTSVGLYNKENKELVAWCIRAPDGLLAVLQVKTSYKRRGFGQLIVKEFARQEALLGRDTITEVVPENKASLGLFTKLGFKINDQCHWLMTEPPKGVR, via the exons ATGGATTGTCTGCAGCAGGTCGGCGTTCAGCAGTTGGGTGATCTGAAGCGTGTCTTCACCCGGGAATGGCCAAAATACTGCAAGGAGTACTACTGCCTGGACACCTTTCTGGAGCTCTATAAAAAGGACGATCAGCTGAAGGATGTGCAAGTCTATGCTCTTCCCAATTTGGAGCTCGGAATATTTGTGATCGTG GATCACTATCAGATATTTGTTGGCTACCTGGAGGCTGAACAATCAGAAAGCCTTCTCAAGGAGTCCTTACTCAAGTTTAAGCTCTATGGAGGCGAACAGTTCGCCTCAATGCCCAAAAGGTATTTCAATGTTGCCAACGACATTATTCAAGCGAAGAATCTGAAACTAGATCTCGACTGTGTAACACTTTCCCTGGTCTTGAGCAAAGAGGAAGCCCTGCTATTCCAAGTAGA ACCTATAGCCGGGTTTTCCCTTAAGCCTGTGGATATACAGGATGCTCAGGTGATTAATGATCAATGGGAATGGAGTGAGCCGGATTCCTTTTCCTTGGTCCACCGCCAAATTCTGTATGACACCAGTGTGGGCTTGTACAACAAGGAAAACAAAGAGCTCGTGGCCTGGTGCATTAG GGCTCCAGATGGCTTACTGGCAGTCCTTCAGGTCAAGACGTCGTACAAACGCAGAGGCTTCGGCCAACTGATTGTGAAGGAATTTGCGAGACAAGAGGCTCTGCTGGGACGCGATACAATCACCGAAGTTGTTCCGGAAAACAAGGCATCCTTGGGCCTGTTCACCAAACTGGGCTTCAAAATCAACGACCAGTGTCACTGGCTGATGACGGAGCCACCAAAAGGAGTTCGATAA
- the LOC6614533 gene encoding uncharacterized protein LOC6614533, producing the protein MGTRLEVIGLKDVQEFQQLYKQSWPKYCQEYYCLDNFVEFLKKQPHMRNIKMYTLDTKQARDEGLFVIVDRYQLFVGCLNNTNGLVRKALDLLDWSTGLKCSSIPSRHIGALDSLVESKKLDLVFRDCTNLFFMKADDALKLRVEPPTGFVLKSLSVADAPLVNAEWPNHHEGSLFFVERQIRLCVSVGLYQEDTQELVAWCIRLQGGYLGALQVKDSHKRRGFGSVVTREIAYRLAAQGHDVMALVGPSNKPSSGMFSKLGFQVIDQCFWLRTEPTEGQFTWPEGE; encoded by the exons ATGGGTACTCGATTAGAAGTTATTGGGCTGAAAGATGTCCAGGAGTTCCAACAGCTCTACAAGCAAAGCTGGCCAAAATATTGCCAGGAGTACTACTGCCTTGATAACTTTGTGGAATTTCTGAAAAAACAACCCCACATGAGGAACATTAAGATGTACACATTGGATACAAAACAAGCCAGAGATGAAGGTCTTTTTGTCATAGTG GATCGCTATCAACTATTCGTAGGTTGCTTGAACAACACAAACGGCCTTGTTAGAAAAGCTCTGGATTTGCTGGACTGGTCGACGGGTCTGAAATGCAGTTCAATACCCTCCAGACACATTGGTGCCCTGGATAGTCTGGTGGAGTCCAAGAAGTTGGATCTGGTGTTCAGGGACTGCAcgaatttgttttttatgaaaGCCGACGACGCTCTCAAGCTGAGAGTCGA ACCCCCGACTGGATTTGTTTTAAAATCGTTGAGCGTGGCAGATGCTCCATTGGTCAACGCGGAGTGGCCCAATCATCATGAGGGCTCTTTGTTCTTCGTAGAAAGGCAGATTCGCCTGTGCGTCAGTGTTGGATTGTACCAGGAAGACACTCAGGAACTAGTTGCCTGGTGCATTAG GTTACAAGGCGGTTACTTGGGCGCTTTGCAAGTGAAAGATTCGCACAAGCGTCGCGGATTTGGCAGTGTGGTGACGAGGGAAATAGCATACCGCCTAGCTGCCCAAGGTCACGATGTAATGGCTCTCGTGGGCCCCTCGAATAAGCCCTCTTCGGGGATGTTCAGTAAACTGGGTTTCCAGGTCATCGACCAATGCTTCTGGCTAAGGACGGAACCCACCGAGGGGCAGTTCACATGGCCCGAGGGCGAGTAG
- the LOC6614534 gene encoding 2-oxoglutarate and iron-dependent oxygenase JMJD4 homolog, with product MASEERDGDVLLQLHPEEVVDTDTQLPEEIERCSGLDYNDFFWRYMHKNIPVIIANVSNDWECQNWTVVKSSPESRDLNSNQSASSINFDYLKTKISNGPVPVADCNSSYFNSHTKLELNFHDYLEKWRSSIESQSSAAWTSAEVNSNVVPTSRDNLYLKDWHLAAQMPGYNFYKVPKYFASDWLNEQLIQQGKDDYRFVYMGPKNSWTSYHADVFGSFSWSTNIVGLKKWLIMPPGEELKLNDRLGNLPFSIDEKMLDEHNVRYYTINQRANEAVFVPSGWFHQVWNLTDTISVNHNWFNGCNISMVWQNLKNNLKAVCNEISDCQQMDNFEAHCQTMLRASFGINYLDFIELLEFIAARRLAEGTVATKFLLFDSYTMNDYHVQYDLECLSKITRTLTEDPTIQCSPLLLENRCQRLLARLEF from the exons ATGGCGTCCGAGGAGCGGGATGGGGATgtcctgctgcagttgcatcCCGAGGAAGTCGTGGACACAGACACACAGCTGCCCGAGGAAATCGAGCGATGTTCTGGACTAGATTATAACGATTTTTTCTGGCGCTACATGCACAAGAACATTCCGGTCATCATAGCCAACGTGTCTAACGACTGGGAGTGCCAGAACTGGACTGTAGTCAAGTCTAGTCCAGAGTCGCGGGATCTCAACTCCAATCAGAGTGCATCTTCCATCAACTTTGACTACCTCAAAACCAAGATCAGCAATGGCCCGGTTCCAGTTGCAGATTGCAATTCGTCGTATTTCAATAGTCACACCAAACTGGAGCTCAACTTCCACGACTACCTGGAGAAGTGGAGGAGTAGCATCGAAAGTCAATCGTCAGCTGCGTGGACGTCGGCGGAAGTGAATAGTAATGTGGTTCCGACGAGCAGGGACAATCTCTACCTCAAGGACTGGCATCTGGCTGCCCAAATGCCGGGCTATAACTTTTACAAGGTGCCTAAATACTTTGCCTCCGACTGGCTCAACGAACAACTGATTCAGCAGGGGAAGGACGACTACCGATTCGTCTACATGGGGCCCAAGAACTCATG GACCTCCTATCATGCGGACGTCTTTGGCTCCTTCAGTTGGTCCACCAATATAGTGGGCCTTAAGAAATGGCTGATAATGCCGCCGGGAGAAGAACTCAAACTCAACGATCGCTTGGGAAACCTGCCCTTTAGTATAGACGAGAAAATGCTGGATGAGCACAACGTGCGATATTACACCATTAATCAGCGCGCCAATGAAGCTGTGTTCGTGCCCAGTGGCTGGTTTCATCAGGTGTGGAACCTAACAGACACCATATCCGTCAATCACAACTGGTTCAATGGCTGCAACATATCCATGGTCTGGCAGAACCTTAAGAACAACCTGAAGGCCGTTTGCAATGAGATCTCCGACTGCCAGCAGATGGACAACTTTGAGGCCCACTGCCAGACAATGCTGAGGGCCAGCTTTGGCATCAACTACCTCGATTTTATAGAACTCCTGGAGTTTATAGCCGCTCGCCGATTGGCAGAGGGAACCGTAGCCACCAAATTTTTACTATTCGATAGCTACACAATGAACGACTATCATGTGCAATACGATCTCGAGTGCTTAAGTAAGATCACCCGGACTCTGACAGAGGATCCGACTATCCAGTGTAGTCCCCTTCTATTAGAAAATCGCTGCCAGAGATTGCTCGCCCGTTTAGAGTTTTAG